A window of Argopecten irradians isolate NY chromosome 14, Ai_NY, whole genome shotgun sequence contains these coding sequences:
- the LOC138308100 gene encoding alpha-(1,3)-fucosyltransferase FucT-like, producing MDEQYDNMDEQYDNMYEQYDNMDEQYDNMYEQYDNMDEQYDNMDEQYDNMYEQYDNMDEQYDNMYEQYDNMDEQYDNMDEQYDNMDEQYDNMDEQYDNMYEQYDNMDEQYDNMDEQYDNMDEQYDNMYEQYDNMDEHSPDWIQINVYSTLLTEAHNGTVPLK from the exons ATGGATGAACAGTATGACAATATGGATGAACAGTATGATAATATGTATGAACAGTATGATAATATGGATGAACAGTATGATAATATGTATGAACAGTATGATAATATGGATGAACAGTATGATAATATGGATGAACAGTATGATAATATGTATGAACAGTATGATAATATGGATGAACAGTATGATAATATGTATGAACAGTATGATAATATGGATGAACAGTATGATAATATGGATGAACAGTATGACAATATGGATGAACAGTATGATAATATGGATGAACAGTATGATAATATGTATGAACAGTATGATAATATGGATGAACAGTATGATAATATGGATGAACAGTATGACAATATGGATGAACAGTATGATAATATGTATGAACAGTATGATAATATGGATGAACA CTCGCCTGATTGGATACAGATTAATGTTTACTCGACACTACTCACTGAGGCACACAATGGCACCGTACCATTGAAGTAG